The Pyrococcus kukulkanii genome contains a region encoding:
- a CDS encoding P-loop NTPase, giving the protein MQIAISGGKGGTGKSTVAINVAVELAKRFKLILADLDVEAPNDHLLLGVELQNEEEVNQFMPKFDYSKCIKCRKCAEVCEEHAIITLKDGTPFLMPTLCSGCRACEIVCPVPGAIQEGSRLIGHTYVTPTPYGFTLVTGKLREGEERSMPLVVAAKKRLKNLDYELLIVDTAAGTGNTVSKAIEGSQLLIAVTEPTPLGIHDTELILQLGKLMGIETWVVINRADLGDVNEVYERAERYNAKVIAEIPYSENIVKTYVSGTPIVTTDYPEAEIFRGIAERIYEFLRG; this is encoded by the coding sequence ATGCAGATAGCGATAAGCGGTGGGAAGGGCGGAACGGGCAAATCAACAGTTGCCATAAACGTTGCGGTTGAATTGGCCAAGAGATTCAAGCTTATCCTAGCTGATCTGGACGTTGAGGCTCCAAATGATCACCTCCTCTTAGGGGTTGAGCTGCAGAACGAGGAGGAGGTAAACCAGTTCATGCCGAAGTTCGACTATTCAAAGTGCATAAAGTGCAGGAAGTGCGCGGAGGTCTGTGAGGAGCACGCTATAATAACCCTGAAGGACGGAACGCCCTTCCTAATGCCCACACTGTGCTCTGGCTGCAGGGCCTGTGAGATAGTCTGTCCGGTTCCCGGGGCAATACAGGAAGGCTCGAGGCTTATTGGCCACACGTACGTTACGCCGACCCCCTACGGCTTCACCCTCGTGACAGGAAAGCTAAGGGAAGGGGAAGAGAGGTCAATGCCATTAGTAGTTGCCGCCAAGAAGAGGCTCAAAAACCTTGACTACGAGCTCTTGATAGTTGATACAGCTGCCGGAACCGGAAATACAGTTTCAAAGGCCATCGAGGGATCTCAGCTCTTAATAGCGGTCACTGAGCCAACTCCCCTAGGAATCCACGATACCGAGTTGATCTTACAGCTCGGCAAGCTTATGGGAATTGAAACCTGGGTTGTCATCAATAGGGCAGATCTAGGTGACGTTAACGAAGTCTACGAGAGAGCGGAGAGGTATAACGCCAAAGTAATAGCGGAGATACCGTACAGCGAGAACATCGTAAAAACGTACGTTTCTGGAACTCCAATTGTAACGACCGATTATCCCGAAGCTGAGATATTCAGGGGAATTGCTGAGAGGATTTACGAGTTCTTGAGGGGGTGA
- a CDS encoding nucleotide-binding protein, giving the protein MQIVIASGKGGVGKSTVTASLLYLLKDEYRLIAVDADAEAPNLGLLLGVTEWEEEREHIGAKIARINTETCIRCGICQMRCPYECIYVDDEGNYVVNELTCEGCNVCGLVCPVPGTITLEQVRSGVIRRAITKYGFPIISAQLDVGRPESGKLVTEEKEWAKQIMKEQNLEHMIVDSAAGIGCQVIASVGGADVAILIAEPTPASLSDVQRVYKVVQHFHEPAYLIINKADINPGFTKLREWAEQEGIPILGEIPYDSAIPKSMSMLRPFIEAFPESKASQAIREIAEAIKQEIIK; this is encoded by the coding sequence ATGCAGATAGTTATAGCGAGCGGTAAGGGTGGTGTTGGCAAGAGCACGGTTACAGCATCCTTACTCTACCTGCTCAAGGATGAGTACAGGCTAATAGCGGTTGATGCAGATGCCGAAGCTCCAAACCTTGGCTTACTCCTTGGAGTAACTGAATGGGAGGAGGAAAGGGAGCACATAGGAGCGAAGATAGCTAGAATTAACACAGAAACGTGCATCCGCTGTGGAATTTGTCAGATGAGATGTCCCTACGAGTGCATCTACGTTGACGATGAAGGAAACTATGTGGTTAACGAGCTCACATGCGAGGGTTGCAACGTTTGCGGTTTAGTGTGTCCTGTCCCAGGAACGATAACACTGGAGCAGGTTCGCTCTGGAGTGATAAGGAGGGCTATAACCAAGTACGGCTTCCCAATAATCTCGGCCCAACTTGACGTAGGAAGGCCCGAGAGCGGTAAGCTGGTTACAGAGGAGAAGGAGTGGGCCAAGCAGATAATGAAGGAGCAAAACCTAGAGCATATGATTGTTGACTCCGCTGCTGGAATTGGGTGCCAAGTTATAGCTAGCGTTGGAGGGGCCGATGTTGCAATTTTAATTGCCGAGCCAACTCCAGCCTCACTGAGCGACGTTCAGAGGGTCTATAAAGTAGTCCAGCACTTCCACGAGCCTGCCTATCTAATAATAAACAAGGCTGACATAAATCCTGGGTTCACGAAGCTTAGGGAATGGGCAGAGCAAGAAGGAATTCCCATCCTCGGGGAAATACCCTACGACTCTGCAATTCCAAAGAGCATGTCGATGCTTAGGCCCTTCATTGAGGCGTTCCCAGAGTCAAAAGCCTCTCAGGCAATAAGGGAAATAGCCGAGGCCATTAAGCAGGAGATAATAAAATGA
- a CDS encoding ferritin-like domain-containing protein has product MVRPELKEYMEKVIEALKDKSPKEVLSYAIFNEEDEVEYYRKLAEHARRESIRVLFLQMAEESLEHKEKLLKLFRRLYPGEEPVKVEAPPVEVAPFYPKFETVDEYLEALEYCMESELFARETYEILAQKAVNEDSRVLFVQLAEMERDHYLRLKKAYELLTGFKSKKMMPEDIEPGGTSSPTRRKLGTCSLT; this is encoded by the coding sequence TTGGTAAGGCCCGAGCTTAAGGAGTACATGGAGAAGGTTATTGAAGCTCTAAAAGATAAATCCCCAAAAGAGGTTTTGAGTTATGCGATATTTAATGAGGAGGATGAGGTTGAATATTATAGGAAGTTGGCCGAGCACGCGAGAAGGGAGAGCATTAGAGTTCTATTCCTTCAAATGGCCGAAGAGAGCTTAGAGCACAAGGAGAAGCTCCTGAAACTTTTCAGGAGGTTATATCCTGGGGAAGAACCTGTTAAGGTTGAAGCTCCTCCAGTTGAAGTTGCTCCTTTCTATCCCAAGTTTGAGACCGTCGATGAGTACCTAGAGGCCTTGGAATACTGCATGGAGAGCGAGCTATTTGCGAGAGAAACTTATGAGATTCTAGCTCAAAAAGCGGTTAACGAAGATTCCAGAGTTTTGTTTGTGCAATTAGCCGAGATGGAGAGAGATCATTACCTGAGGCTCAAGAAAGCATATGAGTTACTCACAGGTTTCAAAAGCAAAAAGATGATGCCTGAAGACATCGAACCTGGGGGTACATCTTCCCCGACAAGGAGAAAGCTAGGTACGTGTTCCTTGACCTAG
- a CDS encoding DUF835 domain-containing protein — translation MFLDLAATREGYVFSRDPPEKVRDWMKRDVNTIWISPAPIKGSISPRTLIESKENLVEILRRGNVVLLLENLEFILAKEDFGEVLDLMSTLRDAAIAYGSYLLVHTIKDAIEKKEWVILTSELKIIED, via the coding sequence GTGTTCCTTGACCTAGCTGCAACTAGGGAGGGTTACGTTTTTAGCAGGGATCCTCCCGAGAAAGTTAGAGACTGGATGAAGAGAGATGTAAACACGATATGGATAAGCCCAGCCCCGATAAAGGGCTCAATTAGTCCCAGAACTCTCATTGAATCTAAGGAGAACCTCGTTGAGATCCTCAGAAGGGGGAATGTTGTGTTACTCTTGGAAAATTTGGAGTTCATACTTGCAAAGGAGGACTTCGGAGAAGTTTTGGACTTGATGTCGACCTTAAGGGATGCAGCAATTGCGTACGGCTCTTATTTACTTGTTCATACAATAAAAGATGCAATAGAAAAGAAGGAATGGGTGATTCTAACCTCAGAGCTAAAAATTATAGAAGATTAA